CCTCCTCCCTCACTGAATTGGAGGGTGTCAATTTGATCGACCCCTGGGGGCACTCCTACCAGTATCTGAATATTGACGATGACCACCCGAGCAAAGGCAAGATGCGCAAAGATCGGTTTCTGGTCCCGATCAATTCGGACTATGACCTCTACAGTATGGGGGCCGACGGCAAGAGTGTTTCACCACTCACCTCAAAGCTGAGTCAGGATGATATCGTCAGGGCGAATAATGGCGGGTACCTGGGCCTGGGCAGTAATTATTGAATCTGGCTAGATGATGACCAAAGAAATCGCCATCTCTGTCTTTACCAGCCCCCTCACACGCCGTATTTTTCTGCTATTTGTCATCTGCGCTCTGGTGCCGGTGCTCAGCCTTTCGCTAGTCTCCTACTGGCAGGTCAAACAACAGATGACCCGGCAGCTTGAGCAAAACCTCAAGCGTGCCAGCAAAAATACCGGTATGTCGATCTTCGATTCCCTCACCTCGCTGGAATCGGAGTTGCTCGACCTCGACAGGTTCTTGTCGCACTCCTCAACTATTTCTCCGCGACAGAACCAGAATCTGATCGATGCCCGCGGAGTCAAAAAACTCCGTGCCCTGGGATTGTTCAAACAGAACCATCTGTTCCTGCCGCTGTTCGGGTCCTTCCCCCCCCTGGCCCTGCCCGACGATCTCCCCAAAGAGACAAGTCTCATCTTTATTCCCCAGCAGGGGCAAACGACTCGCCTGATGATGGTCATTGCACGCGACCAGAGACGCTTTGCCGATGAGTATCTGGTCGCCGAACTGAACCCGGAGATGCTCTGGGAACAGGCCTTAAGGGCAGCTCCTCCAGAGGCTCTCGTCAGTGTTCTGGCGCCAGACGGCTCGCCGATCTTTACCTCGGAACCCCTTTCTTCCAAAATTTTCACAAAAACCTTAACCAAAGCCAAACAGATCTCCAGCGGCCAGTTTTCCTGGGAAGAAGCGCAGAAAAATTATCTTTCCAGTTACTGGACCGTCTTTCTCCAGGGGACCTTCGACACCGACAACCTGGTGGTCCTGGTCAATGCGGAGAAACAACAATCACTATTAGCCCTCAATCGGTTTTCCCGCTCTTTCCTTCTGATATACATTCTGGCTCTCCTGCTCGTCATGCTCCTCAGCAGCATCTTCGTCCGTCGCACCCTCTACCCGCTGGCCGCCCTGCAACGCGGAACACGCCTCATCGGCGCGGGAGATTTCACCCAAGAAGTCAAGGTACACAGCAAAGATGAATTCAGCGAACTGGCCGACTCGTTCAATGTCATGACCAGACGGATTGACGGCCATTTTCGCGGGCTCAACCAGACCAGTCAGACCGTGCGTCTGATCCTTTCGGCCCTCGACCGGCAAAAACTGATCAAAATCCTGCTGGAGAATATCGATAAAACCATCCCCTGCACATTGGCGGCAGTCTCACTGTTTCTGCCGGATTGCACCGATACCATCCAGACCACCTGCTTCCCCCCCGGCGCATCTCAGAAGCCCTTTAGCGAATCGGTAACTATTCTCAGCAGCCAGGAGCTGCAAACCCTTGCCGGAATCACCAACTATCTGCTTCTGGACAGACCTGACTGCTTGGCCAACCTGCTTGAGCCGCTGGGTTCAACCTCCCCCGGCTCCTTTTTATGCTTACCACTTATCCATAAGGATAAGATCAACGGGTGCATCAGCCTGCGATTCACAGACGGTGCTTCCCTGCCGTCTGAGTCCCTTCTGAGGGTGCGACAAATCGCGGATCAGGTGGCCATTGCCCTGGCCAACACGCGTCTGGTGGAAGAACTGGATCAGCTGAACTGGGGGACACTCCAGGCCCTGGCGCGCACCGTCGACGCCAACTCCCCCTGGACCGCCGGTCACTCTGAGCGGGTCGCCGTCCTGGCCCTGAAACTGGGCCGGCAGATGGGTCTGTCCGTGCCGGAACTCGACAACCTGCACCGCGGCGCCCTGCTTCACGATATCGGCAAAATCGGCTGCCCCACCGCCATTTTGGACAAGCCGGGCGCTTTGACGCCGGAAGAAGTCGAGATTCTCAAACAACACCCCGCGCAAGGGGCGAAAATCCTCGAACCGATCGCCAAGTTTCAAGCCATCATCCCCATGATCAGGCAGCATCATGAACGCTTCGATGGTTCGGGCTACCCAGATGGTCTGCAGGGAAAAGCGATCTGCCGTGAGGCCAGAACCCTGATCGTCGCCGACGTGTTTGACGCCCTGATCTCCCACCGCCCCTACCGGCCCGGCTGGGAGATCGACCGGGTCAAGGAATATCTCGCACAGAACAGCGGCAGCCTGTTTGACCCCGAAATCCTGCAGCTGTTCCTTGACAAGGTTATCCCCAGCCTCAGCCCCTATGACTATGCACCGCCTATCGAGTTCCCCCTGCTCGAAGCGACGACTCTGGCGACCAGTACCACCATGGACAAGATCGACGTCTGACTCCGTCGGACTTTAAACATTTCCGTGCTCAAGCCACGGTGCTCCGATCACAACTTCCTGTTTTGCCAACTGCACCCGTTCTGACCGTCCTCGTAGTTAAATAACCTGCGCTGAAACCTGCGGACAGATCGCAGAGCGCGCCAGAAATTACCCGACACGTATTGTTGATTTCAGATCTCATGATACCCTTCCAGGTAAGGCAACAGGCTAATTCATAGGCTTATTTTGCTGTTTGCCGCACGCTGAGATTCGCGGGTAACCTGCCGATAAAGCCGGCAAAAGGAAGGGGTTATGCTCAGTCGATGGATTCCCTGGAACTACCTGATTAAAGCGGCGGCCCGCCGCTATGGCCTGATCGACCCGCTGACGCTCCTGGCCCGGTTGCGGCACTTCGCACAGCCGAGTGAGGTCCTGGAACCGATTGAACTGCTACGGGCGGGGATCGTGTTCCATGCTCGGGGGCTGATCAATACCCGGGCGATTCAGCACAATCTCGATTGGGTCTGGCCCTACTGGGTCGTGAAACAATTTGATCCCAGAGACCCCTCCTTTATCCCCCGGGCCTTTTCCTTCACCCATATCAACCTGACCCAGCGTAACTGGACGACGGTCGGTTGCCCCGACTTGCCGATTTACCCGATTGTCGATCCGCGCGGTCTGCTCACCCCGCTGCATGATGGCTGGTCACTGGACGCCTGGCTGATAACCACCGATGGACGCCGGCTGTTCCCCTCCCAACTACCGCAGGTCGACCAGGAATGGCGGTTTAAGCCGGACTTGGCGGTGGTAACCACCTGTCGGCTTGAGGATCTCGGCTTGAGAGGTCGGATCTGGCTTGAGTGCTGGGATACCAGTCCGCAGCTGCGTTGGCAACTGCAGGGATCAGGACCGCCAGGGTCAGCCCTGGTCATCAGCCTGCGGCCCTACAACCCCGAAGGGATCGAGTTTGTCGAAACCCTCCGTTTCGACCCGAAGGAAAACTGTCTGCTGGTCAATGATAAAACCGGCGTGCGCTTTTCACATGCGCCAGCGCGTCTGCTCTTCGCCAATTATGCCCAGGGTGACGTCAGTCGGCGGCTGGATGACGCAGGGGGAGAAACCGGGACCAACTGCAAGGTCGGCATGGCGACAGCGGCGGTGATTTTCCCACTTGATGAGCAACCAACCGAACCTCTCGAAGTGTTTGTCGACCTGCGCGCTGGGCTCGATAAAACCGGGCGCACCGCCGTACAACGATCGCACTCGTGCAACAGCTGGCCGGAAGCCCTGGCTGGCTCTGCCCAGCTGAATATTCCGCATGAGCGCTTCAGCTTTTTGTATACGGCGGCGGTCCGTACCCTGACCCTGCTCTCCGCCGGTGAGGTCGTGCCCGGTCCCTACACCTACAACCGCTTCTGGTTCCGCGATGCCTGCCTGATGCTCAACGCCATGCTCTGTCTCGGCCTGGAAGAACGCGCGCGCCGCTGCCTGGACAGCTTTCCAGTGCGGCAGAAGCTCACCGGCTATTTTTGCAGCCAGGAGGGAGAATGGGACTCCAATGGCCAGGTCCTGTGGATTATTAAACGCTATCTGCAATTGAGCGGCAGACCGTTCCCTGCAGCCTGGCAGAAGGTCCTCTGGAAAGGCGCCGAATGGATTCTGCGCAAGCGGCTGGCCGCAGAGCCCGCTACCCCGCATGCCGGTCTGTTACCACCTGGCTTCAGCGCCGAACATTTCGGGCCCAACGATTATTATTATTGGGATGATTTCTGGGGTGTCGCCGGACTGCAGGCCGCCGCCAAACTGGCAGACCGCGTCGGTGAAACTGACCGCGCCGCCAAATATGCCACGG
Above is a genomic segment from Geopsychrobacter electrodiphilus DSM 16401 containing:
- a CDS encoding HD domain-containing phosphohydrolase; translation: MMTKEIAISVFTSPLTRRIFLLFVICALVPVLSLSLVSYWQVKQQMTRQLEQNLKRASKNTGMSIFDSLTSLESELLDLDRFLSHSSTISPRQNQNLIDARGVKKLRALGLFKQNHLFLPLFGSFPPLALPDDLPKETSLIFIPQQGQTTRLMMVIARDQRRFADEYLVAELNPEMLWEQALRAAPPEALVSVLAPDGSPIFTSEPLSSKIFTKTLTKAKQISSGQFSWEEAQKNYLSSYWTVFLQGTFDTDNLVVLVNAEKQQSLLALNRFSRSFLLIYILALLLVMLLSSIFVRRTLYPLAALQRGTRLIGAGDFTQEVKVHSKDEFSELADSFNVMTRRIDGHFRGLNQTSQTVRLILSALDRQKLIKILLENIDKTIPCTLAAVSLFLPDCTDTIQTTCFPPGASQKPFSESVTILSSQELQTLAGITNYLLLDRPDCLANLLEPLGSTSPGSFLCLPLIHKDKINGCISLRFTDGASLPSESLLRVRQIADQVAIALANTRLVEELDQLNWGTLQALARTVDANSPWTAGHSERVAVLALKLGRQMGLSVPELDNLHRGALLHDIGKIGCPTAILDKPGALTPEEVEILKQHPAQGAKILEPIAKFQAIIPMIRQHHERFDGSGYPDGLQGKAICREARTLIVADVFDALISHRPYRPGWEIDRVKEYLAQNSGSLFDPEILQLFLDKVIPSLSPYDYAPPIEFPLLEATTLATSTTMDKIDV